From a single Hippoglossus stenolepis isolate QCI-W04-F060 chromosome 2, HSTE1.2, whole genome shotgun sequence genomic region:
- the chrnb3a gene encoding neuronal acetylcholine receptor subunit beta-3a — protein sequence MKFAVAVLWFLSLAPGKHTVQAQEDFVSLAEMEDLLLRNLFRGYQKWVRPVQHSNDTITVRFGLKISQLVDVDEKNQLMTTNVWLWQEWIDVKLKWDPDDYGGVTSIRVPSETIWLPDIVLYENADGRFEGSLMTKAIVRWDGTITWTPPASYKSSCTMDVTFFPFDRQNCSMKFGSWTYDGNMVDLVLVDHYVDRKDFFDNGEWQILNATGMRGSRRDEVYWYPFVTYSFILKRLPLFYTLFLIIPCLGLSFLTVLVFYLPSDEGEKLSLSTSVLVSLTVFLLVIEEIIPSSSKVIPLIGEYLLFIMIFVTFSIIVTVFVINVHHRSSASYHPMAPWVKSLFLQKLPRLLCMRGHTDRYHYPDMEMTSPEPKPKKGAGRKGVPGHSGSQQRKEDENQAWLAMLEKATSSVRYISRHIKKEHFIREVVQDWKFVAQVLDRIFLWAFLTVSILGTVLIFTPALQMYFSSP from the exons CTCAGGAGGACTTTGTGTCGCTGGCTGAgatggaggatttgttgctgagGAACCTTTTCAGGGGTTACCAGAAATGGGTACGGCCCGTACAACACTCAAACGACACCATCACTGTCCGCTTCGGTCTCAAGATCTCACAGCTGGTCGATGTG GATGAAAAGAACCAGCTGATGACAACAAACGTCTGGCTCTGGCAG gaGTGGATTGATGTGAAGCTGAAGTGGGACCCAGATGACTATGGAGGTGTTACCTCCATCAGAGTGCCTTCAGAGACAATATGGCTGCCAGACATCGTCCTATATGAAAA TGCTGACGGTCGCTTTGAGGGTTCCCTGATGACCAAAGCCATTGTGCGCTGGGACGGCACCATAACTTGGACTCCACCTGCCAGCTACAAGTCCTCCTGCACCATGGACGTCACCTTCTTCCCATTCGACCGACAGAACTGCTCCATGAAGTTCGGCTCCTGGACATACGATGGAAACATGGTGGACCTGGTCCTGGTTGATCACTATGTGGACCGCAAAGATTTCTTCGATAACGGCGAGTGGCAGATCCTCAACGCCACAGGGatgagagggagcaggagggatGAGGTGTACTGGTACCCGTTTGTCACCTACTCCTTCATCCTTAAGAGGTTGCCCTTGTTCTAcaccctcttcctcatcatcccGTGCCTCGGCCTGTCCTTTCTCACTGTGCTGGTGTTTTATTTGCCATCAGACGAAGGAGAGAAACTGTCACTTTCCACATCTGTGCTAGTGTCGCTCACTGTGTTCCTCCTGGTCATAGAGGAaatcatcccttcatcctcaaAG GTAATCCCTCTCATTGGAGAGTACCTGCTCTTTATCATGATTTTTGTCACCTTCTCCATCATCGTTACCGTCTTCGTCATTAACGTCCACCACCGCTCCTCTGCCAGCTACCACCCCATGGCCCCCTGGGTAAAGAGCCTCTTCCTTCAGAAACTGCCCAGACTCTTGTGTATGAGGGGCCACACTGACAG ATACCACTATCCAGATATGGAGATGACCAGCCCGGAGCCGAAGCCCAAGAAAGGCGCAGGAAGGAAGGGGGTCCCTGGCCACAGTGGCAGTcaacagaggaaggaggacgAGAACCAAGCCTGGCTGGCCATGCTGGAGAAAGCCACAAGTTCAGTGCGCTACATCAGCCGTCACATCAAAAAGGAGCACTTCATACGAGAG gtTGTACAAGACTGGAAGTTTGTGGCTCAGGTGTTGGACAGGATCTTCCTCTGGGCCTTCCTCACGGTGTCAATACTGGGAACTGTTCTCATCTTCACCCCTGCTCTGCAGATGTACTTCAGCtcaccatga